A single Parabacteroides timonensis DNA region contains:
- a CDS encoding hybrid sensor histidine kinase/response regulator transcription factor, translating into MRIRFLLYLLLFPVLLSAQPYAVRQLGIGKGLSNNYVVSIAQDKEGFLWFATEEGLNKFDGTRFITYYKNETEDGYGITGNELNHLLDDPEDSVLWIGTQRTGLNAYDYANDTFTIYRHSDTIPESLITDDVTHIAAASDGNLWIATYWKGIDYLDKATGHFTHYNKETVPELVSDNIWSVVDGGNGKLYIGHVHHGFSIFSVREKRVKNFMHDPADSNSLPGNEVRCVYKDSNNNIWVGTNRGIALYNPESENFIPFNSDKNLMHYVYDIRQLDGNKLWIAMEFGGIAVMDLTQRLFQLPEQSRFHYIREGDDGYSLSNSSVRCIFQDSFKNVWTGVWGGGINFLSYESPQFGGYYYSADQSSVSRLNNKTASSVCVDGQGKLWIGTDGGGINVFDKGTRVALYQEETNDTFGNSVLAALRDSEGNLWFGMFNSGVNYYDTKAKAFRRNILPEIAKEDVRAFYEDDSRMLWIGTSNGFYKVDLADKKIEGHYSFENNLIRSLLKDSRGRLWVGSFGGGLGVSDGDLQSFKAFSIENLFPSNTINAIYEDSRQNVWVGTGEGLVCFSPSSGWDYKVYRREEGLMNTHIRAITEDNMGNIWLSTNKGISCLLKDQAVFYNYDHWDDVPMGNFMSGSVAKDQNGEIYFGSINGLCHFNPALVLEKREAPAAVITEMKIFGPLGNTGSSEQEVPIDGQSKVKLSYMQNSFNITFNIRNYALVNQVEYAYMLKGLEDAWYTVTDPNNVTFRNIPPGDYRFLVKTRIRNQEWSEDITGLDICITPPLALTWWAKTFYVFLALLTLLLISYAYKRKVEMESLYNLEKKKHEQEQELNNERLRFYTNITHELRTPLTLILGPLEDLLKRNTLSSGDSQKISVIHQSAIRLLNLINQILEFRKTETQNKKLCVSRGNIAALIYEIGLKYKELNRKPGIEFHIELEKEDMPLFFDKEVITIVLDNLISNAIKYTDKGVITLSLYNVMRDGLAKTEIKVSDTGYGISAEALPHIFDRYYQEGSGHQASGTGIGLALVKNLVLLHEGDIRVESALNVGSIFYISLLTDNTYPHVLHTDSNEKEETKEEEIQEVLPEPSGSGKRILLVVEDNQDICDYIVDSFSDTFDVKTAENGEKGLEQAFHYIPDIIVSDIMMPVMNGMDMCKTLKEDLRTSHIPVVLLTAKDSLQDKEEGYLIGADSYLTKPFSATLLHSRIQNLLDTRKKLAERFSSTSGVGDKRAIIEESLNKLDNEFLEKINQLVEERMSSEKIDIGYLADKMCMSHSTLYRKMKALTGLSTNEYIRKVKMQYAERLLLEGKYNVSEVAFMVGFNSIVYFRQCFKEEFDVLPSEYLRRMKQE; encoded by the coding sequence ATGAGAATCCGATTTTTACTTTATCTTCTACTATTTCCTGTCCTTTTGTCGGCACAACCTTATGCAGTCAGACAACTAGGTATCGGAAAAGGATTATCCAACAACTATGTGGTCAGTATAGCCCAGGACAAAGAAGGCTTTTTGTGGTTTGCCACGGAAGAAGGCCTGAATAAGTTCGACGGGACACGCTTCATCACTTATTATAAAAACGAGACGGAAGACGGGTACGGCATTACGGGGAATGAACTGAACCACCTGCTCGACGACCCGGAAGATTCTGTCCTGTGGATAGGAACGCAGCGAACCGGGTTGAATGCCTACGATTATGCGAATGATACTTTTACCATCTACCGGCATAGCGATACGATCCCGGAAAGTCTTATTACGGACGACGTAACCCATATCGCCGCTGCATCCGACGGTAATCTCTGGATTGCGACTTATTGGAAAGGTATCGATTACCTGGATAAGGCAACCGGTCATTTCACCCATTATAATAAAGAAACCGTACCGGAGCTGGTCAGTGATAACATCTGGTCGGTAGTCGACGGAGGAAACGGGAAATTATATATCGGGCATGTGCACCATGGCTTCAGTATCTTTTCCGTTAGGGAGAAGAGGGTAAAGAACTTTATGCACGATCCAGCCGACTCGAACAGCTTGCCGGGTAATGAAGTGCGGTGTGTCTACAAGGATTCGAATAATAATATCTGGGTCGGAACCAACAGAGGCATAGCCTTGTATAACCCGGAGTCGGAGAACTTTATCCCTTTTAATTCGGATAAGAACCTTATGCATTATGTCTATGATATCCGGCAACTCGACGGGAATAAGTTATGGATTGCCATGGAGTTTGGCGGAATTGCCGTTATGGATTTGACGCAACGCCTGTTCCAGTTGCCCGAACAATCCCGGTTTCATTATATCCGCGAAGGGGACGACGGTTATAGTTTGTCTAATTCGAGTGTGAGGTGTATCTTTCAGGATTCGTTTAAAAACGTATGGACAGGTGTATGGGGAGGCGGTATCAATTTCCTGAGTTACGAATCGCCGCAGTTCGGAGGCTATTACTATTCGGCAGACCAGAGTTCTGTGAGTCGCCTGAATAATAAAACGGCTAGCAGCGTTTGTGTGGACGGTCAGGGTAAGTTGTGGATCGGAACCGATGGCGGTGGAATCAATGTCTTTGATAAAGGAACGCGGGTAGCCCTTTACCAGGAAGAAACCAACGATACGTTCGGTAATTCCGTATTGGCAGCTCTGCGTGATTCAGAAGGTAATCTGTGGTTCGGAATGTTTAATAGCGGAGTAAACTATTATGATACGAAGGCAAAGGCTTTCCGTCGCAACATACTTCCTGAAATAGCCAAAGAGGATGTGCGTGCTTTCTATGAGGACGACAGCCGCATGTTATGGATCGGTACCAGTAACGGCTTTTATAAGGTCGATCTTGCCGATAAAAAGATAGAGGGACACTATTCCTTTGAAAACAATCTGATAAGAAGCCTCTTGAAAGACTCCCGCGGACGTTTGTGGGTCGGTTCCTTTGGCGGTGGACTGGGAGTAAGCGATGGCGATTTGCAAAGCTTCAAAGCATTCAGTATAGAAAATCTCTTTCCTTCCAATACGATCAATGCCATTTACGAAGATAGCCGGCAGAACGTCTGGGTCGGAACGGGGGAGGGCCTGGTCTGTTTCTCTCCGTCATCCGGTTGGGATTATAAGGTTTACCGCCGGGAAGAAGGGTTGATGAATACGCATATACGTGCCATAACGGAAGATAACATGGGTAATATCTGGTTGAGTACCAACAAAGGTATCAGTTGCCTCCTGAAAGATCAGGCCGTCTTCTATAACTACGACCATTGGGACGACGTGCCGATGGGTAACTTTATGAGCGGGAGTGTGGCGAAAGATCAGAACGGGGAGATCTATTTCGGTTCTATCAACGGATTATGCCATTTCAACCCGGCATTGGTGTTGGAGAAACGGGAAGCTCCGGCAGCCGTTATTACGGAAATGAAAATATTCGGTCCGCTGGGAAACACCGGCAGCAGCGAGCAGGAAGTTCCTATCGACGGGCAATCGAAGGTGAAACTGAGCTATATGCAGAACAGTTTCAATATCACTTTCAATATACGGAATTACGCATTAGTCAATCAGGTTGAATATGCCTATATGTTGAAAGGGCTCGAAGATGCCTGGTATACCGTCACCGATCCCAATAACGTGACTTTTCGTAATATACCTCCCGGCGATTATCGTTTCCTGGTCAAAACACGTATAAGGAACCAGGAATGGTCGGAAGATATCACGGGGTTGGATATATGTATTACTCCTCCGTTGGCTCTTACCTGGTGGGCGAAAACTTTTTATGTCTTCCTGGCACTTCTCACTTTGCTGCTGATCTCTTATGCCTATAAGCGGAAGGTGGAAATGGAGTCTTTGTATAACCTGGAAAAAAAGAAACACGAACAGGAACAGGAGCTGAACAACGAACGTCTTCGTTTCTATACGAACATCACCCACGAACTCCGGACACCGCTTACCCTGATATTAGGGCCACTGGAAGATTTGTTGAAGCGTAACACGCTCTCTTCCGGCGATTCGCAAAAAATATCCGTGATCCACCAGAGTGCGATCCGACTGTTGAACCTGATCAACCAGATACTTGAATTTCGGAAGACGGAGACGCAGAACAAGAAGCTCTGTGTCAGCCGCGGGAATATAGCTGCCCTGATTTATGAGATCGGGCTGAAATACAAGGAACTGAACCGGAAACCTGGCATAGAGTTCCATATCGAGTTGGAGAAGGAGGATATGCCCCTGTTCTTCGATAAGGAGGTGATCACGATCGTCCTCGACAACCTGATCTCGAATGCGATCAAATATACGGATAAAGGTGTTATCACCCTGAGTCTTTACAATGTCATGCGCGACGGGCTTGCCAAGACCGAAATAAAGGTGAGCGATACCGGTTACGGTATCAGTGCGGAAGCTCTTCCGCACATATTTGATCGTTATTATCAGGAAGGAAGCGGACACCAGGCTTCGGGGACAGGTATCGGCCTGGCATTGGTAAAGAATCTGGTTTTGCTGCATGAAGGCGATATCCGGGTAGAAAGCGCGTTGAATGTAGGAAGTATTTTCTACATCAGCTTATTGACCGATAACACATATCCGCATGTTCTTCATACCGATTCGAATGAAAAGGAGGAAACGAAAGAGGAAGAGATACAGGAGGTTCTTCCCGAACCTTCGGGTAGCGGAAAGCGTATTTTATTGGTCGTAGAGGACAATCAGGATATATGCGATTATATTGTCGATTCATTCTCTGATACTTTCGACGTTAAAACGGCGGAGAACGGAGAAAAAGGGTTGGAACAGGCATTCCACTACATACCGGATATTATCGTCAGCGATATTATGATGCCGGTGATGAACGGGATGGATATGTGTAAAACGTTGAAGGAGGATCTCCGTACCAGCCATATCCCTGTCGTTTTGCTGACAGCAAAAGATTCGTTGCAGGATAAAGAGGAAGGATACCTGATAGGTGCCGATTCGTACCTGACGAAACCGTTTAGTGCTACATTGCTCCATAGTCGTATTCAGAACCTGCTCGATACTCGTAAAAAGCTGGCCGAACGGTTTAGTTCAACCTCTGGCGTCGGTGATAAACGCGCTATTATCGAAGAGTCGCTGAACAAGCTGGATAATGAGTTCCTGGAGAAGATCAATCAGCTGGTCGAGGAGCGCATGTCGTCTGAAAAGATCGATATAGGTTATCTGGCTGATAAGATGTGCATGAGCCACTCTACGCTTTACCGGAAGATGAAAGCACTAACGGGACTTTCTACCAACGAATATATCCGCAAGGTGAAGATGCAATATGCCGAACGTTTATTGCTTGAAGGGAAATATAATGTTTCTGAGGTCGCCTTTATGGTCGGTTTCAACAGCATTGTTTATTTCCGTCAGTGCTTTAAAGAAGAATTCGATGTACTGCCTTCTGAATATCTGAGGCGAATGAAGCAGGAATAA